The following are from one region of the Dreissena polymorpha isolate Duluth1 chromosome 2, UMN_Dpol_1.0, whole genome shotgun sequence genome:
- the LOC127865786 gene encoding uncharacterized protein LOC127865786 isoform X1, producing MPRGKGARNIKRKSDTDVVASSSKIKKTLSEDDSISPDIRKSIKDEQVSCDSGSQGAVIHAPGSRLDSMFFNRSCKELAKALLGQTLISIVDKTRVAGKIVETEAYLGPEDKAAHSYNGKRTARNEAMFLCPGTAYVYNIYGMYCCMNISAEENGAAVLIRALQPLENLENMDKLRTKGKEGASLMKKGGQGLCNGPSKLCQALGITKDAVNKVKLQESDSVWLEKGEDIDDKDIVCCKRINIDYAGDWVEKPLRFYVRGNGFVSIKDKDAEKDFG from the exons ATGCCACGAGGCAAAGGAGCAAGAAATATAAAGCGTAAAAGTGACACGGATGTTGTAGCTTCATCCAGCAAAATCAAGAAGACATTGTCTGAAGATGATTCAATTAGTCCTGACATTAGAAAATCCATTAAGGATGAGCAAGTATCTTGTGATTCTGGTTCTCAGGGTGCAGTTATACATGCTCCCGGGTCCAGACTTgattccatgtttttcaacagatcttGCAAAGAATTAGCGAAAGCTCTGCTAGGACAGACTTTAATCAGTATTGTTGACAAGACTCGTGTAGCGGGAAAAATAGTTGAAACAGAAGCGTATCTTGGCCCAGAGGACAAAGCAGCCCATTCATACAATGGGAAGCGAACAGCCCGGAACGAGGCCATGTTTTTGTGCCCAGGTACTGCCTATGTGTACAATATCTATGGAATGTACTGCTGTATGAACATATCAGCGGAAG AGAATGGAGCAGCAGTTCTGATCAGAGCATTGCAGCCCCTTGAAAACCTGGAGAACATGGACAAGCTGCGCACAAAGGGCAAGGAAGGAGCATCTTTAATGAAGAAAGGGGGCCAGGGACTATGTAATGGCCCTTCAAAACTATGCCAGGCCTTGGGAATAACAAAGGATGCGGTGAATAAAGTTAAATTGCAAGAGTCTGATTCAGTTTGGTTGGAGAAGGGCGAAGATATTGACGATAAAGATATAGTCTGTTGTAAGCGGATCAATATTGACTATGCTGGGGACTGGGTTGAAAAGCCATTGCGCTTTTATGTACGGGGGAATGGTTTTGTGAGCATTAAGGATAAAGATGCAGAAAAAGACTTtggataa
- the LOC127865786 gene encoding uncharacterized protein LOC127865786 isoform X2 produces MPRGKGARNIKRKSDTDVVASSSKIKKTLSEDDSISPDIRKSIKDEQVSCDSGSQGAVIHAPGSRLDSMFFNRSCKELAKALLGQTLISIVDKTRVAGKIVETEAYLGPEDKAAHSYNGKRTARNEAMFLCPENGAAVLIRALQPLENLENMDKLRTKGKEGASLMKKGGQGLCNGPSKLCQALGITKDAVNKVKLQESDSVWLEKGEDIDDKDIVCCKRINIDYAGDWVEKPLRFYVRGNGFVSIKDKDAEKDFG; encoded by the exons ATGCCACGAGGCAAAGGAGCAAGAAATATAAAGCGTAAAAGTGACACGGATGTTGTAGCTTCATCCAGCAAAATCAAGAAGACATTGTCTGAAGATGATTCAATTAGTCCTGACATTAGAAAATCCATTAAGGATGAGCAAGTATCTTGTGATTCTGGTTCTCAGGGTGCAGTTATACATGCTCCCGGGTCCAGACTTgattccatgtttttcaacagatcttGCAAAGAATTAGCGAAAGCTCTGCTAGGACAGACTTTAATCAGTATTGTTGACAAGACTCGTGTAGCGGGAAAAATAGTTGAAACAGAAGCGTATCTTGGCCCAGAGGACAAAGCAGCCCATTCATACAATGGGAAGCGAACAGCCCGGAACGAGGCCATGTTTTTGTGCCCAG AGAATGGAGCAGCAGTTCTGATCAGAGCATTGCAGCCCCTTGAAAACCTGGAGAACATGGACAAGCTGCGCACAAAGGGCAAGGAAGGAGCATCTTTAATGAAGAAAGGGGGCCAGGGACTATGTAATGGCCCTTCAAAACTATGCCAGGCCTTGGGAATAACAAAGGATGCGGTGAATAAAGTTAAATTGCAAGAGTCTGATTCAGTTTGGTTGGAGAAGGGCGAAGATATTGACGATAAAGATATAGTCTGTTGTAAGCGGATCAATATTGACTATGCTGGGGACTGGGTTGAAAAGCCATTGCGCTTTTATGTACGGGGGAATGGTTTTGTGAGCATTAAGGATAAAGATGCAGAAAAAGACTTtggataa